The following are encoded together in the Glycine max cultivar Williams 82 chromosome 8, Glycine_max_v4.0, whole genome shotgun sequence genome:
- the LOC100815811 gene encoding uncharacterized protein codes for MPLYAKFLKDMLTKKNRYIHSDRIVVEGNCSAVIQHILPPKHKDPGVVTIPCSIGEVALADRSITIPYGVIKDVLIQVRQLVFPINFVVMDIEEDPDILIILGLPFMSTTNCMVDMGKGKLELGVEDQKVSFDLFEAMKHPNDIKACFDLYKVEQEIEIVATAMALHSSLEKVLINHVECLTKEEEHEVQTCIKELDGAGENFEGHSTFEELKNGGQIEKPKVELKTLPAHLKYVFLEDNESKPVIISSLLKKTEEDQLVHILKRHKAAIRWHISDLKGISPSYYMHKINMEAD; via the exons ATGCCTCTCTATGCTaaatttttgaaggatatgCTAACCAAGAAGAACCGGTACATACATAGTGACAGAATTGTTGTGGAAGGTAACTGTAGTGCTGTCATTCAACACAttcttccacccaagcacaaagatcctggagtTGTCACGATACCGTGTTCTATTGGCGAGGTTGCT TTAGCTGATCGCTCCATCACAATACCATATGGAGTGATTAAGGATGTGTTAATTCAGGTCAGGCAGCTTGTTTTTCCTATAAATTTTGTGGTTATGGATATAGAGGAGGATCCTGACATTCTCATAATATTGGGCCTCCCTTTCATGTCCACGACCAACTGCATGGTAGATATGGGGAAAGGCAAGTTAGAATTGGGTGTGGAGGATCAGAAAGTCTCATTTGACTTATTTGAAGCAATGAAACATCCAAATGATATAAAAGCTTGCTTTGATTTGTACAAGGTAGAACAGGAAATAGAAATAGTTGCTACAGCCATGGCATTGCACTCTTCTTTGGAAAAAGTATTGATTAATCATGTAGAATGTCTTACTAAAGAGGAGGAACATGAAGTGCAGACTTGTATTAAAGAGTTGGATGGTGCAGGAGAAAATTTTGAGGGACATTCTACATTTGAGGAATTGAAGAACGGTGGGcaaatagaaaaaccaaaagtagAATTGAAGACCTTGCCTGCACATTTGAAGTATGTATTTTTGGAGGACAATGAATCAAAACCAGTGATTATTAGTAGCTTgttgaagaaaacagaagaagatCAACTAGTGCATATTTTGAAGAGACACAAAGCTGCAATTAGATGGCATATATCTGACTTGAAAGGAATTAGTCCATCTTATTACATGCACAAAATCAATATGGAAGCTGATTAA